Proteins encoded together in one Priestia aryabhattai window:
- a CDS encoding DUF1643 domain-containing protein, whose product MEAVKKEVIFDETGTYKYSLLCKWSEVNERKLTFILSFPENTYEYSDDAAVSKCIELAQKWGFGVLEIVYLFSYQTDHVSFLRMLSKEEAVGTRTGEYIQKAVEDAELVVVAWGDHGSIYNRQEEVERCLKHKPVYCFGKTKQQFPRHILSVVHRAKLQKYEVPANREESEEVSSFIEDIDQSFGGGDYSPIKQLTEEEPLMFIEDIASMYR is encoded by the coding sequence ATGGAAGCAGTGAAAAAAGAAGTTATTTTTGATGAAACAGGGACATACAAGTACTCTCTATTATGCAAATGGAGTGAAGTAAACGAACGTAAACTTACGTTTATCTTGTCATTTCCAGAAAATACGTATGAATACAGCGACGATGCAGCTGTATCCAAGTGCATAGAACTGGCGCAAAAGTGGGGATTTGGAGTCTTAGAAATCGTTTATTTATTCAGCTATCAAACCGATCATGTTTCGTTTTTACGCATGCTTTCAAAAGAAGAAGCTGTTGGAACAAGAACAGGTGAATATATTCAAAAAGCAGTAGAAGATGCTGAACTTGTTGTGGTAGCTTGGGGCGATCATGGAAGCATTTACAACCGGCAAGAGGAAGTAGAACGCTGTCTGAAACACAAGCCGGTATATTGTTTTGGAAAAACGAAACAGCAATTTCCACGCCATATTTTATCTGTCGTGCACCGTGCAAAATTACAGAAATATGAAGTGCCGGCTAATCGTGAAGAGTCGGAAGAAGTTTCTTCGTTTATTGAAGACATAGATCAAAGTTTTGGTGGAGGGGATTATTCTCCAATTAAACAACTAACAGAAGAAGAACCGCTTATGTTTATTGAAGACATTGCCAGTATGTATCGATAA
- a CDS encoding NRAMP family divalent metal transporter codes for MKKERNWSVLLGAAFLMATSAVGPGFLTQTTVFTQALAASFGFVILLSILLDIGVQLNVWRIIAVSEKRAQDIANSVLPGLGLFIAILIVIGGLAFNIGNVGGAGLGFNALFGISPKAGAVITAIISIAIFLVKEAGKLMDRFAQLMGGILIILMVYVAVSSSPPLGEAASKTFWPDKIDVMAIVTLVGGTVGGYITFAGGHRLLDAGIKGKAAIPEVTRGAVSGITIASIIRIFLFLATLGVLSQGLKLNPDNPPASVFQLAAGDIGYKLFGIVMAAAAITSVIGSAYTSVSFIKSFSKRIEKYENWIIIAFITISTLIFLTIGQPVTLLILAGALNGLILPITLGTMLIAAYKKKIVGDYKHPTWLTVFGGFVVVIMAVLGVYTLVTQISKLW; via the coding sequence ATGAAAAAAGAACGCAACTGGAGTGTGCTGCTCGGAGCTGCATTTTTAATGGCTACTTCAGCAGTGGGTCCAGGTTTTTTAACTCAAACAACGGTCTTTACACAAGCTCTCGCCGCAAGTTTTGGTTTTGTCATTTTACTGTCGATTTTATTAGACATTGGCGTGCAGCTAAATGTATGGCGTATTATTGCCGTTTCAGAAAAAAGAGCACAGGATATCGCTAACAGTGTTTTGCCAGGTCTCGGCTTATTTATTGCTATTCTAATTGTAATCGGAGGCTTAGCATTTAATATTGGAAACGTAGGAGGCGCGGGTCTTGGCTTCAATGCGCTATTTGGCATTTCTCCTAAAGCGGGTGCAGTCATTACAGCCATCATTTCTATCGCAATCTTTTTAGTTAAAGAAGCCGGAAAATTAATGGATCGTTTTGCTCAATTAATGGGTGGAATATTAATTATTTTAATGGTGTATGTTGCTGTTTCTTCCTCTCCTCCATTAGGAGAAGCGGCATCTAAAACATTTTGGCCAGATAAAATTGACGTAATGGCGATTGTTACTCTTGTAGGAGGAACGGTAGGAGGATATATTACATTTGCAGGAGGTCACCGTTTATTAGATGCAGGAATCAAAGGAAAAGCCGCGATTCCTGAAGTAACAAGAGGAGCAGTATCGGGCATTACGATTGCTTCTATCATTCGAATTTTTCTATTTTTAGCGACATTAGGTGTATTGAGTCAAGGGTTAAAGCTGAATCCTGATAATCCACCTGCCTCTGTTTTTCAGTTAGCTGCAGGAGATATTGGCTATAAATTATTCGGTATCGTCATGGCAGCGGCGGCTATCACTTCAGTTATTGGTTCGGCATATACATCGGTTTCCTTTATTAAATCCTTCAGCAAAAGGATTGAGAAATATGAAAACTGGATTATCATTGCATTTATTACGATTTCAACCCTGATTTTCTTAACGATTGGTCAGCCGGTCACTCTGCTTATTTTAGCTGGAGCATTGAATGGGTTAATTTTGCCTATTACGCTCGGAACAATGCTTATAGCGGCGTATAAAAAGAAGATAGTAGGCGATTACAAGCATCCGACTTGGCTTACCGTTTTTGGCGGTTTTGTGGTCGTTATTATGGCTGTGCTAGGAGTCTATACGCTTGTGACTCAAATTTCAAAACTGTGGTAA
- the trhA gene encoding PAQR family membrane homeostasis protein TrhA, with amino-acid sequence MATTHTFTRGEEIANAITHGIGAVLSIVGLTLLIVLSSLEGTPWHVISFTIYGVTMLLLYVSSTLVHSFPEGKVKDLFEIFDHSSIYLFIAGTYTPFLFIAVKGTIGWTLFGIVWGIALAGIVFKAFFVKKFLFISTILYVFMGWMIVFAWDSLTQTIAHQGIVLLVVGGVLYTIGAVFYVWRGFRFHHMIWHIFVLGGTVLHFLAIILYVLPITN; translated from the coding sequence ATGGCTACTACACACACATTTACAAGAGGAGAAGAAATTGCAAATGCGATTACACACGGCATTGGAGCCGTACTCAGTATTGTTGGATTAACGCTTTTAATCGTACTTTCTTCGTTAGAAGGAACGCCTTGGCACGTTATCAGTTTTACTATTTACGGAGTAACCATGCTGCTTCTCTACGTCTCCTCTACGCTTGTCCATAGCTTTCCGGAAGGGAAGGTAAAAGATCTTTTTGAGATATTCGACCACTCTTCTATTTATTTGTTTATTGCCGGTACGTACACTCCATTTTTATTTATCGCAGTAAAAGGAACCATCGGCTGGACACTTTTTGGCATTGTATGGGGCATCGCTCTTGCAGGAATTGTATTCAAAGCTTTTTTTGTGAAGAAATTCCTTTTTATTTCCACCATTCTTTACGTATTTATGGGATGGATGATTGTGTTTGCGTGGGATTCCTTAACTCAAACTATTGCCCATCAAGGAATTGTCCTTCTCGTAGTTGGAGGCGTATTGTATACAATCGGAGCCGTTTTTTACGTATGGCGAGGATTTCGTTTTCATCATATGATTTGGCATATTTTCGTCCTTGGAGGGACCGTACTCCACTTTTTAGCAATCATTTTGTATGTTTTGCCTATAACCAATTAA